From a region of the Panicum virgatum strain AP13 chromosome 2K, P.virgatum_v5, whole genome shotgun sequence genome:
- the LOC120683656 gene encoding beta-glucosidase 32-like has protein sequence MAPPLSSFSVLRRSRAHREPRLLFFLLAVIAGGVVVPRSASAITRRDFPEGFVFGAGSSAFQVEGAAAEDGRAPSIWDTFTHEGYSYDGSTADVSADQYHHYKEDVKLMHLMGLDAYRFSIAWPRLIPDGRGEINPKALEYYNNLIDELILHGIEPHVTIYHFDLPQVLQDEYGGLLSPRFVEDYTAFAEACFKNFGDRVKHWVTVNEPNIEPIGGYDNGSQPPRRCSYPFGENCTGGNSSTEPYIAAHHLLLAHASAVSLYRIKYEPIQGGQVGITLLGWWHEPATNTSQDAAAASRMNDFHIGWFMHPLVFGDYPPVMRSRVGDRLPRLSAEESAAVRGAFDFVGFNHYLILRVRSAGEEEDSGQRPRDYYVDAAVQDPLEAITEGRIESPPWALGKLLEHLKVKYGNPPVVIHENGIGDAPDGTAGAIEYDDEFRSEFLQSYLEVLYQSIRNGSDARGYFVWSFLDVFEFLFAYRLRFGLCGVDMAAAARTRYARSSARWYAGFLRGGELRPPPPALPARRPYAAA, from the exons atggcgccgccgctcagcAGCTTCTCCGTGCTCCGGCGAAGCCGAGCGCACCGGGAGCCGCGGCTGCTCTTCTTCTTGCTCGCCGtcatcgccggcggcgtagtcgTGCCAAGGAGCGCCTCCGCGATCACCCGGCGCGACTTCCCCGAGGGGTTCGTTTTCGGCGCCGGCTCATCGGCTTTCCAG GTGGAAGGGGCAGCTGCAGAGGATGGAAGGGCACCCAGCATTTGGGACACCTTCACCCATGAAG GTTACTCGTACGATGGATCCACTGCAGATGTTTCAGCAGATCAGTATCACCACTACAAG GAAGACGTAAAGCTTATGCATCTGATGGGTTTAGATGCGTACAGATTCTCAATTGCTTGGCCCAGGCTTATTCCTG ATGGAAGAGGAGAGATCAACCCAAAAGCTTTGGAATACTACAACAATCTCATAGATGAACTGATACTGCACG GGATTGAACCTCATGTCACCATCTACCATTTTGATCTTCCTCAGGTCCTTCAAGATGAATACGGTGGACTCCTCAGCCCCAGATTCGT AGAAGATTACACCGCGTTTGCAGAAGCCTGCTTCAAGAACTTCGGGGACAGGGTGAAGCACTGGGTCACCGTCAACGAGCCCAACATAGAGCCCATCGGCGGCTACGACAACGGATCccagccgccgcggcgctgctccTATCCCTTCGGCGAGAACTGCACCGGCGGCAACTCGTCGACGGAGCCGTACATCGCcgcgcaccacctcctcctcgcacACGCCTCCGCAGTGTCCCTGTACAGGATCAAGTACGAG CCAATTCAAGGAGGCCAGGTAGGGATCACTCTGCTGGGCTGGTGGCACGAGCCTGCCACCAACACGTCACAGGATGCAGCTGCTGCGTCGAGGATGAACGACTTTCACATCGGATG GTTCATGCACCCGTTGGTGTTCGGGGACTACCCGCCGGTTATGAGGAGCAGGGTGGGCGACCGGCTGCCGCGTCTATCCGCGGaggagtcggcggcggtgcgcggggCCTTCGACTTCGTCGGCTTCAACCACTACCTCATCCTACGAGTCCGGtcggccggggaggaggaggattcCGGACAGAGACCGAGGGACTACTACGTTGATGCGGCCGTCCAGG ATCCACTCGAGGCCATCACGGAG GGCCGCATCGAGTCTCCGCCATGGGCGCTGGGGAAGCTGCTGGAGCACCTGAAGGTGAAGTACGGCAACCCTCCCGTCGTCATCCATGAAAATG GGATAGGAGACGCCCCGGACGGCACGGCGGGCGCCATCGAGTACGACGACGAGTTCAGGTCCGAGTTCCTGCAGAGCTACCTGGAGGTGCTCTACCAGTCCATACG GAACGGGTCGGACGCGCGGGGATACTTCGTGTGGTCGTTCCTGGACGTGTTCGAGTTCCTCTTCGCCTACAGGCTGCGCTTCGGGCTGTGTGGGGTGGacatggccgccgcggcgcgcacgCGGTACGCGCGGAGCTCCGCGCGCTGGTACGCCGGcttcctccgcggcggcgagctccggccgccgccgccggctcttcCCGCCAGGCGGCCGTACGCCGCTGCGTGA
- the LOC120683665 gene encoding hsp70 nucleotide exchange factor FES1-like, which produces MAKARAHSSKRTTHHLLLAVSLSVCVLLPLLLPAAATAAVAVAEGDGEIKSALGAGRQWVTGKDEVNLVAEGDTARVGSVEEDEFAGGFGSLDSMLQWAIGNSDPEKLKEEAADVQKLSADELLKRRQEIKELMEKLKMPSDADLMKIAIADLKNSSISLEDRQRALQELLVLVEPIDNANDLDKLGGLLPVIQELNNANEEIRTTSAWVLGTASQNNALVQNQILGYGALVRLVKMGYSTSTEEAAKALYAISALIRNNVNGQEAFHSENGGSMLQHILVSNSIDVRLQKKAVFLVTDLADFQLNSGNPQFPFLSDRLFLKSMVDMLSNFDLDLHEKVLLAIKSLLKLSSTDVEDFEFYDLEGVLLRLGVQLEDLTPEDQKEFAAEVDGLRREVQTLFQQKLKQGKATAT; this is translated from the exons ATGGCGAAGGCAAGGGCACACTCGTCGAAGCGAACCACCCATCACCTCCTACTCGCGGTTTCCCTCTCTGTTTGCGTTCTCCTCCCGCTGCtcttgccggcggcggcaaccgccgcggtggcggtggcggagggggaTGGGGAGATCAAGTCGGCGCTGGGGGCCGGGAGGCAGTGGGTGACCGGGAAGGACGAGGTGAATCTGGTTGCGGAGGGGGATACTGCTCGAGTCGGTTCGGTGGAGGAGGACGAATTCGCTGGTGGCTTCGGCTCCCTCGACAGCATGCTGCAGTGGGCTATCG GAAATTCTGATCCGGAGAAGCTGAAGGAGGAGGCAGCTGATGTGCAGAAATTGTCTGCAGATGAGCTGCTGAAGCGGCGTCAGGAGATCAAG GAGTTGATGGAGAAGTTAAAGATGCCATCAGACGCTGACTTAATGAAAATTGCAATTGCTGACTTAAAAAACTCTTCCATTTCTCTGGAGGATCGCCAGCGTGCATTGCAGGAACTTTTAGTTCTTGTTGAGCCCATTGACAATGCTAATG ATCTTGACAAACTTGGGGGTCTTCTTCCTGTGATTCAAGAGCTTAATAATGCAAATGAAGAAATACGGACCACCTCTGCATGGGTCCTTGGTACAGCCAGTCAGAATAATGCACTTGTACAAAACCAG ATCCTCGGTTATGGAGCTTTGGTGAGGTTGGTGAAGATGGGGTATTCGACATCTACAGAAGAAGCTGCAAAAGCATTATATGCTATATCTGCTTTGATCAGAAACAATGTAAATGGTCAAGAGGCATTCCATTCAGAAAATGGGGGTTCAATGTTGCAG CACATATTGGTGAGCAACAGTATTGATGTTAGGCTACAGAAGAAAGCAGTGTTTTTAGTAACAGATCTGGCAGACTTTCAGCTAAATTCTGGAAACCCACAATTTCCTTTCTTAAGTGACCGCCTTTTCTTGAAGTCAATGGTTGATATGTTGTCAAACTTTGACCTAGATCTTCATGAAAAG GTCTTGTTGGCCATTAAGAGTCTGCTGAAACTTTCCTCAACTGATGTGGAGGATTTTGAGTTCTATGACCTCGAGGGTGTTCTGCTCAGACTAGGGGTACAGTTGGAGGATTTGACACCAGAGGATCAAAAGGAGTTCGCTGCGGAGGTTGATGGCCTTCGAAGGGAAGTTCAGACGCTCTTCCAACAGAAGCTCAAGCAG GGTAAAGCGACTGCGACATGA